Proteins encoded together in one Pirellulales bacterium window:
- a CDS encoding aminotransferase class III-fold pyridoxal phosphate-dependent enzyme, translated as MKRWHSSVTVPHLVTSLPGPKAASWIARDDQVLSPSYTREYPLVAARGWECVIEDVDGNLFLDFTAGLAVTSTGHSHPDVVEAIRDQAERLIHMSGTDFYYTAEIELAERLARLAPGDQPKRVFFTNSGTEAVEAALKLARFATRRPRVLAFYGAFHGRTYGAMSLGGSKAVHQQGFDPLVPGVHRLPFNCSRAELEELLQRALPPSELAAIVVEVVQGEGGYRVAEPRFLEMLRTVSREHGAALIVDEVQTGIGRTGKMFATEHFGFEPDIVCLAKGIASGMPLGAMIATADWMTWGPGSHASTFGGNPLCCRAAMATLDLIEQEYLANAVERGQELRAGLEELASRSPCLGEVRGLGLMLAVDAQRQGVNDAELRGRLIHAAFERGLLLVPCGAAAVRFCPALCVTREEIARGLALFGDACEAAIAEADD; from the coding sequence ATGAAACGATGGCACAGCAGCGTCACGGTGCCGCACCTGGTCACTTCGTTGCCCGGCCCGAAGGCAGCCTCCTGGATCGCGCGCGACGATCAGGTGCTGAGCCCCTCTTACACTCGCGAGTATCCGTTGGTGGCGGCGCGCGGCTGGGAGTGCGTGATTGAGGATGTGGACGGCAATTTGTTTCTCGACTTCACGGCAGGACTGGCGGTGACATCGACTGGCCATAGCCACCCGGATGTGGTGGAGGCAATCCGCGATCAAGCGGAGCGGTTGATTCACATGTCGGGGACCGACTTCTACTACACCGCGGAGATCGAACTGGCGGAACGGTTGGCGCGCCTGGCGCCGGGAGATCAGCCGAAACGGGTGTTCTTCACCAACAGCGGCACGGAGGCGGTGGAGGCGGCGCTCAAGTTGGCGCGATTCGCCACGAGGCGCCCACGCGTGTTGGCATTCTACGGGGCGTTTCATGGCCGCACCTACGGCGCCATGTCGCTGGGCGGGTCGAAGGCGGTGCATCAGCAAGGTTTCGATCCGCTGGTGCCCGGAGTACACCGGTTGCCCTTTAATTGTTCGCGGGCGGAACTGGAAGAGCTGTTGCAGCGAGCGCTTCCGCCCAGCGAGTTGGCGGCGATCGTGGTGGAAGTTGTTCAAGGAGAGGGGGGATACCGCGTCGCGGAACCTCGATTTTTGGAAATGCTGCGCACCGTGAGTCGAGAGCATGGCGCCGCCTTGATCGTGGACGAGGTGCAGACGGGCATCGGGCGGACCGGAAAGATGTTCGCTACAGAGCATTTTGGTTTCGAGCCAGATATCGTGTGCCTGGCCAAGGGGATTGCAAGCGGGATGCCGCTGGGGGCGATGATCGCCACGGCCGATTGGATGACGTGGGGACCAGGGAGCCACGCCTCAACGTTTGGCGGCAATCCGCTCTGTTGCCGGGCGGCCATGGCGACGCTCGATCTGATCGAGCAGGAGTATCTGGCAAACGCCGTCGAGCGCGGGCAAGAACTGCGCGCCGGGCTGGAAGAGCTAGCCAGCCGCTCGCCTTGCCTGGGTGAGGTTCGAGGATTGGGTTTAATGCTGGCCGTCGATGCGCAGCGCCAGGGCGTCAACGATGCTGAACTGCGTGGGAGGTTGATCCACGCGGCGTTTGAGCGCGGGCTGCTGCTGGTGCCGTGCGGCGCGGCGGCGGTGCGATTTTGCCCTGCATTGTGTGTGACGCGCGAAGAGATCGCACGGGGGCTAGCGCTATTTGGCGACGCGTGCGAGGCGGCGATCGCGGAAGCCGACGACTAA
- the fliM gene encoding flagellar motor switch protein FliM gives MPDDILSQAEVESLINTIESKHTQSAGAAAARRPGPAAPKLREKVIPYDFKRPERVGKEQMRALQTLHEGFGRNFGASLSAMLRRLVEVKLTSVDQLTYSEFVFSLENPTCFNLLKADPLEGTLILDINPSILYPIIDRLLGGGVENTAVARRPLTEIELGLVSHITELFLKELKHAWENVVALELSVARVESNPQLVQIVPPNEVVVLVSFEVTLGDVRGMMNLCIPYNALERVGGKLTANSWVSYNRKHSTPETIENISQNLQGSVIELAVELAETRITTKDLIELRVGDVITTAKDVHSPLVVRIQGRPKFYASPGAFKGQKAMEIQGEINDSAVLLHKRQG, from the coding sequence ATGCCAGACGATATTCTCAGTCAGGCGGAAGTCGAAAGCCTGATCAACACGATCGAGAGCAAGCACACGCAATCCGCCGGCGCTGCCGCCGCGCGCCGTCCCGGTCCCGCCGCCCCCAAGCTGCGCGAGAAGGTCATTCCCTACGACTTCAAGCGTCCCGAGCGCGTCGGCAAGGAGCAGATGCGGGCGTTGCAAACCCTGCACGAAGGGTTTGGCCGCAACTTTGGCGCCTCGCTATCGGCCATGTTGCGCCGACTCGTCGAGGTCAAACTCACCAGCGTCGACCAACTCACCTATAGCGAGTTCGTGTTCAGTTTGGAGAATCCCACCTGCTTCAATTTGCTCAAGGCCGATCCGCTGGAAGGAACGTTGATTCTCGACATCAACCCCTCGATTCTCTATCCCATCATCGATCGCCTCTTGGGCGGCGGAGTGGAGAACACCGCGGTCGCCCGCCGTCCGCTCACCGAGATCGAGCTGGGCCTGGTCTCGCACATCACCGAGTTGTTCCTGAAAGAGCTGAAGCACGCCTGGGAGAACGTGGTCGCTCTCGAGCTCTCGGTTGCCCGCGTCGAAAGCAATCCGCAACTGGTGCAGATCGTCCCACCAAACGAGGTGGTGGTGCTCGTCAGCTTCGAGGTCACCCTCGGCGACGTGCGCGGCATGATGAACCTCTGTATCCCCTACAACGCCTTGGAGCGAGTTGGCGGCAAACTCACCGCCAATAGCTGGGTGTCGTACAACCGCAAACATTCCACGCCAGAAACCATCGAAAACATCAGCCAGAATCTGCAAGGCTCCGTGATCGAACTGGCCGTCGAACTCGCCGAAACGCGGATCACCACCAAAGACCTGATCGAACTCCGTGTCGGCGACGTCATCACCACCGCCAAGGACGTGCATAGTCCCCTGGTGGTCCGCATCCAAGGCCGGCCCAAGTTCTACGCCTCACCGGGCGCCTTCAAGGGGCAAAAGGCGATGGAGATCCAGGGCGAAATCAACGACAGCGCCGTGCTGCTCCACAAGCGTCAGGGCTGA